A region from the Triticum aestivum cultivar Chinese Spring chromosome 3D, IWGSC CS RefSeq v2.1, whole genome shotgun sequence genome encodes:
- the LOC123073848 gene encoding E3 ubiquitin-protein ligase ATL6-like — MGVRAHLLVVLCILVAATSTAQLLPPPPVLPPLGPAPQPKPPLFGRAMTMVITVVAVAVGVLFLLLFLCAYITQCRLVEDHDEPQGGSVAPGGVSRRGKRGLDPAVVATFPIVPYREIKEHKIGSGALECAVCLTEFEDADDLRLLPHCSHAFHPDCIDPWLETRTTCPLCRANLEKPPPPAAAPAHSSPPHAVVAMPVQQDEPKEDSDKDDRKEEAAELEKLRRERRAARLLRSHSTGHSAGQCDCEDHERFTLRLPEQVREEVLSRCCARPAVESLTGGGCAVGERGGSFRDAGGAAATGGDCSRGDRRWQALLARTMPWARARSTRKVRDSSIRDDVVAATTAASP; from the coding sequence ATGGGGGTGCGCGCGCACCTCCTCGTCGTCCTTTGCATCCTCGTCGCCGCCACAAGCACGGCTCAGCTATTGCCGCCACCACCGGTGCTGCCGCCACTCGGCCCGGCACCGCAGCCGAAGCCACCGCTGTTCGGGCGCGccatgacgatggtgatcacggtGGTCGCCGTGGCCGTCGGCGTTCTCTTCCTCCTGCTCTTCTTGTGCGCGTACATCACCCAGTGCCGGCTCGTCGAGGACCACGACGAGCCGCAAGGGGGGAGCGTCGCGCCGGGCGGTGTGTCCAGGCGGGGGAAGCGCGGGCTGGACCCGGCGGTGGTGGCGACGTTCCCGATCGTGCCGTACAGGGAGATCAAGGAGCACAAGATCGGCAGCGGCGCGCTGGAGTGCGCCGTGTGCCTGACGGAGTTCGAGGACGCCGACGACCTCCGGCTGCTGCCGCACTGCTCGCACGCGTTCCACCCGGACTGCATCGACCCGTGGCTGGAGACGCGGACCACGTGCCCTCTGTGCCGCGCCAACCTCGAGAAGCCACCGCCACCGGCTGCCGCCCCAGCGCACTCCTCGCCGCCGCATGCCGTCGTGGCGATGCCGGTGCAGCAGGATGAGCCGAAGGAGGACAGTGACAAGGACGACCGTAAGGAGGAGGCCGCAGAGCTGGAGAAGCTGCGCAGGGAGCGCCGGGCGGCGAGGCTGCTGAGGTCGCACTCGACGGGGCACTCGGCGGGGCAGTGCGACTGCGAGGACCACGAGAGGTTCACGCTGCGGCTGCCGGAGCAGGTGAGGGAGGAGGTGCTCAGCAGGTGCTGCGCGAGGCCCGCTGTGGAGAGCTTGACCGGAGGAGGGTGCGCTGTGGGAGAAAGAGGAGGCAGCTTCCGTGACGCCGgaggagccgccgccaccggcggCGACTGCAGCCGTGGCGACCGGCGGTGGCAGGCGCTCCTGGCCAGGACGATGCCGTGGGCCCGAGCCAGGTCGACGCGGAAGGTGCGGGACAGCTCCATCAGAGATGACGTCGTGGCCGCCACGACGGCAGCGTCGCCATGA
- the LOC123076975 gene encoding GDSL esterase/lipase At1g28600 has translation MASSATMLAVVLLVLAAAQPARACYSRVFSFGDSLADTGNYRYVYGNDTGPRLPYGETFFHRATGRFSNGRIVVDFIADALGLPFVRPYWSGRSSEDFAGGANFAVGAATALSPEVLWEHGFTAARADLVHLDMEMKWFRDLLHLLCPTDVADCVDMMNKSLFLVGEIGGNDYNVPLTSLVPVEKIRSFAPSVISKISSIITDLIGLGAKTLLVPGNLPIGCLPVYLTMYQSDDTGDYESDTGCIRWMNEFSRYHNKLLVDELEKLRKLHPSVSIIYADYYGAAMEIFVSPSQFGIKNPLVACCGVEGPYGVSITTKCGHGEYKVCDNPQKYASWDGLHPTETSYKAIADGLLRGPYTQPPIATTKNSCSKLTELVSSVEYKVLYDL, from the exons atggcttcctcTGCCACCATGTTGGCGGTGGTGCTACTGGTGCTGGCGGCGGCGCAGCCAGCGCGGGCGTGCTACTCGCGGGTGTTCAGCTTCGGGGATTCGCTGGCGGACACGGGCAACTACCGCTACGTCTACGGCAACGACACCGGGCCCAGGCTGCCCTACGGCGAGACCTTCTTCCACCGCGCCACCGGCCGCTTCTCCAATGGCCGCATCGTCGTCGACTTCATCG CGGACGCGCTGGGACTGCCGTTCGTGCGGCCGTACTGGAGCGGGCGGAGCTCGGAGGACTTCGCCGGAGGAGCCAACTTCGCCGTGGGCGCCGCCACGGCGCTGAGCCCGGAAGTCTTGTGGGAGCACGGGTTCACCGCGGCTAGGGCCGACTTGGTCCACCTCGATATGGAGATGAAGTGGTTCCGTGACCTGCTCCACCTGCTTTGCCCCACCGATGTAGCCG ACTGTGTGGACATGATGAACAAATCTCTTTTCTTGGTTGGAGAAATTGGGGGAAATGACTACAACGTTCCTCTTACCTCTTTGGTGCCTGTTGAGAAGATTCGCTCGTTCGCTCCGAGTGTTATTTCCAAAATTTCATCTATAATCACC GATCTGATTGGATTGGGAGCCAAAACTCTATTAGTTCCCGGCAACCTCCCAATCGGGTGCTTGCCGGTGTACCTCACGATGTACCAGAGTGATGACACGGGGGACTATGAGTCAGACACAGGCTGTATCCGTTGGATGAACGAGTTCTCACGCTACCACAACAAACTTCTTGTGGATGAGCTGGAAAAGTTACGGAAACTTCATCCTAGTGTGTCGATCATCTATGCTGATTACTATGGTGCTGCTATGGAGATCTTTGTTTCCCCTTCTCAGTTTG GGATCAAGAATCCTTTGGTGGCTTGCTGCGGTGTAGAAGGGCCTTATGGTGTGTCAATAACCACAAAGTGTGGACATGGAGAATACAaggtgtgtgataacccacaaaAGTATGCATCTTGGGATGGCTTGCATCCCACAGAAACGTCATACAAGGCCATTGCTGATGGTCTGCTAAGAGGTCCATACACTCAACCTCCAATTGCCACCACCAAAAATTCATGTTCAAAACTTACCGAGCTTGTCTCGTCTGTAGAATACAAGGTTCTCTATGATTTGTAA